DNA sequence from the Chitinivibrionales bacterium genome:
GGCAGGAATGAGGTCGAGGCACAAATGCCCCGCAGAAATTATTTCGATGTCTTTCTGAGCCACGAATTGCTCCTTTCTGTAAATACTGTATATGGTTATATGGTAGTTATGCTATTACATTTTGTTTCGTCCCTACGGGACGAGGAGATGTTGACTATTGATGGCTGTAATTATAAATGTTATGTCCCTACGGGACAATAATACAGCTTTATTCCATATTTATTAGTTTCCGATTGCAAATACGAAATCACGCATGCCTTTCTATTCTTCATTCTTTCAGCCCCGTCAGGGGCTTAACATTTCCAACACAGCGTAGCCGGACTATCACCTCTTACTCGTGCCGTAGGTACGAAACAGTGTTACCCGAGGAACCCCTGGTTTTGCTAACCCAGCTTTTTAAGCTTCAACTCCACGCCCTCGGACGTGACTGTATGCTTCTTCCCGTATATCAGCACCGGCGCCTTATCACCCTCAACAACCGTAAACCGGCATTTCTTTTTGTCGACACTCACTTCGACTTTTGCTCCCTGATACAACACCTTGAAGCGATAGGATTTCCACTGTTTGGGCAACGAAGGATTAAAACTCAGGACATCGCCGTCGGTGCGCATACCGCCGAAACCGTTCACCATATTGAGCCAGGCACCGGACATGGCGGTGATATGGAGTCCCTGCTCGGAATTCCGATTGTAGTTGTCAAGATCGAGTCTGGCCATATAGACAAAGAAATTGTAGGCCATTGTGTCTTTGCCCAATTCCGACGCCAGGATCGAATGGATCGAGGGCGACAGCGATGACTCATGAATACAGCGCGATTCGTAGTATTCAAAATTTTTCTTTTTGGTCTTCAGCGAATAATCATTGCTGTAGAACAAGGGAAGCATCAGAAAATCGGGCTGTTTGATCATGTTATAGCGGAAGATTTTGTAATAGGGCCAGCTGTGATAAATCGGAATCTGTTCATCGGGGATCGACTTGACATCGACTTCAGGCAAATCGAAATAGCCGTCATGCTGTTCGTAGAGGTCTTTCTTTTTATCATAGGGGACCTTCATTTTGTCCGCCATTTTCTTCCAACTGTTAAGTTCTTTTTTATCAACCCCTATCTTATCGGCGATCTCCTTGTATTTCTTTTTGGCTTTCTGTTTCATCTCGACGGCAACATCAAGCGTATACTCAAACAGTTTTTTGGCCATTACATTGGTATAACAGTTATGATTGACCATCATATGATATTCATCGGGCCCCATGACGCCATAGAGACCGAATTCACCGGTTTCGGGACTGTACTCGCCGCGGTCGGCATAATACCGGCTGATCTGAAGAAGCATTTCGATCCCCTCTTTGTACAGGAATTCTTTGTCACCGGTGATCCGTGCGTAGAGCTGTATCGCATAAAAGACCGCCAGTCCGACATGAATTTCGAGGTCGCCGTGCTGCCAGGTACCGCAGGTCTCCTGTCCGTTAATTGTACAGAAAGGATACCGGGCGCCTTTGTGGCCAAGCTCGGTAGCCCGCTGAATCGCCTGAGAAAGCGTGTTGTAGCGGAATTGAAGAAGCTTTCGGGCAGCTTCCGGATTGTAAAAAACATAGGCGGGAATACAATAGGTTTCGGTATCCCAGAATATCCACCCATAGTAGACTTCGGCGGTGAGCCCTTTACAGGGAATATTGAGCCGTTCATTGCCGCCGATATAATTCTGATGGAACTGGAAGAGCGAAAAGCGAAGCCCCTGCTGTAATTCGGGATCACCCTCGATTTCGATATCAAGGACATCCCAGATTTTCTTCCAGTAGTCGGTCTGCTCTTTCAGTGCATTATCGAATGTCTCCTTTGACGCCGCCTTTGCCCGTTTGAGTCCTTCACTCCAGACTTTGGCAGGCGTAAGCCCCTTTTCCCAGTAACTGATTGCGATTTTATCGACCGCAGCAGTCTGTCCTTCCTTGACCCTGAGTGAGATCACCGCGCCGAGCCGATGATCGTCTTCGATTCGCTCCGGTTTGATTTTCGCCTCGCTGTTGATTCTGAAACTCGAAAAAAGCGGCAGCTTGCTTTCCAGTGTCTGCCCCATGATGGAATAGATACCGCCGGCACTTCCTTTTTTGATTACTTCCCACAGGCATTTTCCCTGTTGAGCACTTCCGGCTCCCTCTTGTTCAACCTGGGTCCACCCTTCGGCGATTTCATGAACAATCGAAAAATCGAGGCCCATGATCATTTTAACCGTGCCCGAAAAGTTAAGAGGCTTAAGCTCAATTCGCTGGCACCCCATATTCCGGTTCACCAGACTGAGAAAACGCTGAAAAACGATCTTTATTTTCTTCCCCCGTTTGGTGGTCCAGATAAACTCCCGTGTCAGAAGGCCGTTTTTCATGTCCACTTTCCGTTTGAAACCGCTGAAATTCGATTTCGCCAGATCAAGCTGCTCATTCCCGATGAAAATCCGGGTATGGAGCCAGTCGACAGCGTTGGGAAGGAATTCGCTTTTGGTAATCATCCCCTTGAACAGTTGATCGTGAACAATATCCATGCCCTCGTAGGTGCAATTGAAATAATTGCCGATCAGATGATCGCCACTGTAACCCTCCTCGAAATATCCGCGGGTACCCATAAACTCATTTGCCAGACAGAACATTGATTCGGATATCCGGCTTCTTTTGGGATCAAAACCTTTTTCGACAACTGCCCAGGGATCGACTTTGAAATATTTCTGAGGAGATTTCATGGTGATATGTGTCCTTTGCTATGGTGGCAAACCGATGAATGATAAATAATGAACAAGGAATGTCGAACTGAAGATGGTACCCCGTACTTCAGCATTCAACATTCCCTGTTCGATGTTCAATATTTAATTCATCACTTATACATTTCATCAAACTTCTTCTGCGCATTAACAACAGCAGCGCGCATGATATCTTCAGCTTTGGCGGTTTCTCTGTTTTTCAGGAACTCCATAAGCTGTTTTTCATCCACTTCTGCCGCGGCCTGTTCGCAGGCGTCCCAACTGAGAATAGAACGGACAACCCGGTCGATCCCCTGTTCTTCGTTGTCATAGGCGCGGGTCTGCATGTCGTGGCCTTTCCAGCGTTTGAACCCGGCATTTTTCAGGAGTCCGGCGATAGCGACATTCATACCGTTGATCCGGGTACCGTGGTCGATATCATATTTACCGGGGCCTCCGAGAATGATACCATCGTTGTACCCCTGGCTGTTAAGATGCATGTGCACCATACCGTCGTTATCGAGTTCTTCAACCGAATCATAGACATGATCGAGACCGATCATCTCCGAATGACCAAATTCTTTATTCACGCCGCACCGTGAGCGGTCGATACCGAATTCTTCTTCGAGTTTACGGAAAAACAGGAGCGCGCTCGCGACGGTCGGGAGGAGCATTGCAGGATGACCTTCGTTGGGCTTGGGTTCGACACCAATAAACAGTTCACCACCGGCATCGGCTTCGTATTTACACAGACCGGCAACGCTCTCTTTGAGATTCTGATACATCTGTTTGATACCGATTGTAGCGATATCGTAGCCGTAAGAGCCGTTCCAGAGCACAAAGGTAGGAACGAAATCTTTGTCCCAGGCCTTTTTCAGGGGACCATAGGCGATATCGACTGTTTTGTTTCCAAGATCTTCGGCTGCTTTTCGTTCATTGGGGTCCAGTGATGCAATGCCGCCGTAGGCAAAATGGCTGTGCGCGCCGGGGGTTATCATCGCAAGAGCAAGCTTTGAATCCACCAGTGCATCGGCGAATGCTGCTGCGTTCTTTTCATCAACTTCAGCATCATAGTGTACTTCAACACCAAGCTTGATATGATCAGGCATCCGGGGAGTAATTTTTTCTCCTACTAAACGGGCCATTCCGGGGGTATCTAATTTGTCGCCATTCCAGGCAGGACGCATGTCACCGGGAACGAATCCGCCTTTTCCGGGGTTAAATGTCCAACGACACACTGAATGTAATGATTTCTCGGCCATAAGAGGACCTCCTTAGGGGATTTAGGTAGATATAATTATAATAATGAGAAATTTCTATTAGTGAAATAATTGACGGTTCAAATTCCGGAGCATACAAAAAAGACATCAAAAATACTTGAATGGTGAGGTGACATCAACCGGGGAAGGGAATGTTTTATATATTGTTGATCAGATAAACTAGATAAAGTAGATTAAATCGGTTAAGAGTCAGCCGTCATTCCTGTCTCCAAAAACTCATCTATGCTCCTCTGCCGGCAGTAATATGGTTCTATTCCGATACCGGAATTATTTTATCACAATCGTAGAGGAAAAGCATGGTGATCGAATTGCAAACTCTTTGGTTCACCATTATTTGCACCACACATTTACCATTATTAATCGGCAACTCCCGGGCGAGAGCGGCTCGGAAAGCTGAAGGAGGAAATGCATGAAACGTCGCACCTGTGGATCTGAAAT
Encoded proteins:
- a CDS encoding xylose isomerase → MAEKSLHSVCRWTFNPGKGGFVPGDMRPAWNGDKLDTPGMARLVGEKITPRMPDHIKLGVEVHYDAEVDEKNAAAFADALVDSKLALAMITPGAHSHFAYGGIASLDPNERKAAEDLGNKTVDIAYGPLKKAWDKDFVPTFVLWNGSYGYDIATIGIKQMYQNLKESVAGLCKYEADAGGELFIGVEPKPNEGHPAMLLPTVASALLFFRKLEEEFGIDRSRCGVNKEFGHSEMIGLDHVYDSVEELDNDGMVHMHLNSQGYNDGIILGGPGKYDIDHGTRINGMNVAIAGLLKNAGFKRWKGHDMQTRAYDNEEQGIDRVVRSILSWDACEQAAAEVDEKQLMEFLKNRETAKAEDIMRAAVVNAQKKFDEMYK
- a CDS encoding family 65 glycosyl hydrolase, which encodes MKSPQKYFKVDPWAVVEKGFDPKRSRISESMFCLANEFMGTRGYFEEGYSGDHLIGNYFNCTYEGMDIVHDQLFKGMITKSEFLPNAVDWLHTRIFIGNEQLDLAKSNFSGFKRKVDMKNGLLTREFIWTTKRGKKIKIVFQRFLSLVNRNMGCQRIELKPLNFSGTVKMIMGLDFSIVHEIAEGWTQVEQEGAGSAQQGKCLWEVIKKGSAGGIYSIMGQTLESKLPLFSSFRINSEAKIKPERIEDDHRLGAVISLRVKEGQTAAVDKIAISYWEKGLTPAKVWSEGLKRAKAASKETFDNALKEQTDYWKKIWDVLDIEIEGDPELQQGLRFSLFQFHQNYIGGNERLNIPCKGLTAEVYYGWIFWDTETYCIPAYVFYNPEAARKLLQFRYNTLSQAIQRATELGHKGARYPFCTINGQETCGTWQHGDLEIHVGLAVFYAIQLYARITGDKEFLYKEGIEMLLQISRYYADRGEYSPETGEFGLYGVMGPDEYHMMVNHNCYTNVMAKKLFEYTLDVAVEMKQKAKKKYKEIADKIGVDKKELNSWKKMADKMKVPYDKKKDLYEQHDGYFDLPEVDVKSIPDEQIPIYHSWPYYKIFRYNMIKQPDFLMLPLFYSNDYSLKTKKKNFEYYESRCIHESSLSPSIHSILASELGKDTMAYNFFVYMARLDLDNYNRNSEQGLHITAMSGAWLNMVNGFGGMRTDGDVLSFNPSLPKQWKSYRFKVLYQGAKVEVSVDKKKCRFTVVEGDKAPVLIYGKKHTVTSEGVELKLKKLG